A portion of the Saccharomyces paradoxus chromosome XV, complete sequence genome contains these proteins:
- the UTP23 gene encoding rRNA-binding ribosome biosynthesis protein UTP23 (Component of the small subunit processome~similar to YOR004W): MRQKRAKSYRKQLLVYSHTFKFREPYQVLVDNQLVLECNNSNFNLPSGLKRTLQADVKVMITQCCIQALYETRNEGAIDLAKQFERRRCNHSFKDPKSPAECIESVVNVSGANKHRYVVASQDIVLRRKLRTVPGVPLIHLTRSVMVMEPLSTASAKASKMTEERKLYKGLNDPNIEKVQESGNGLGKESATKKRKFGLKAPNPLSVKKKKKANSPSYEAKGKEDTSKEKKRRRRKHKSNASDPITNGTTAAQQQSSLD; encoded by the coding sequence ATGCGTCAAAAGAGGGCTAAGTCATATAGGAAACAACTTCTTGTTTACAGTCATACCTTTAAGTTCCGTGAGCCATATCAAGTTTTGGTTGATAATCAGCTTGTTTTAGAATGTAATAATTCTAATTTTAATCTACCGAGTGGGTTGAAAAGAACCTTGCAAGCAGACGTAAAGGTCATGATCACACAGTGTTGCATACAAGCATTATATGAAACTAGGAATGAAGGTGCAATTGATTTGGCAaaacaatttgaaagaCGTCGTTGTAATCACTCCTTTAAGGATCCAAAATCGCCTGCGGAGTGCATCGAAAGCGTTGTTAACGTCAGCGGTGCAAATAAACATAGATATGTGGTTGCTTCTCAGGACATAGTTTTGAGAAGGAAGCTGAGGACTGTTCCAGGTGTTCCATTAATCCATTTAACCAGGTCCGTCATGGTTATGGAACCACTCAGTACGGCGAGTGCTAAGGCAAGCAAGATGACCGAAGAACGAAAATTGTACAAGGGTCTCAATGACCctaatattgaaaaagtcCAAGAAAGTGGTAATGGATTAGGAAAGGAATCCGCCactaagaaaagaaagtttgGCCTAAAGGCTCCTAATCCCTTGAGTgtaaagaagaagaagaaagctAATTCGCCCAGTTACGAGGCCAAAGGTAAAGAAGATACTTctaaagagaagaaaagaagaagaaggaaacaCAAAAGCAACGCCAGCGACCCTATTACAAATGGGACAACAGCCGCGCAACAACAATCTTCCTTGGATTAG
- the YSP3 gene encoding putative subtilisin-like protease YSP3 (precursor to the subtilisin-like protease III~similar to YOR003W) translates to MKLSPILPILLASFSLCMIIPELDGIVRFIETIDGTRSARAGEGLVQQDAENFHIGEQHLAHKIEFLPYRYIIVFNEDILLQPIQSHMQMVQKEHSISVSKLTEDDVFWGMISSSASSESQVGGIDNSFDINGLFRGYTGYFTDEIIEMISQDPVVKFIEQESKVKISNSSLQEEAPWGLHRVSHREKAKYGQDLEYLYEDAAGKGVTSYVLDTGIDIEHEDFEGRAVWGAVIPGNDEASDLNGHGTHCAGIIGSKHFGVAKNTKMVAVKVLRSNGEGTVSDVIKGIEYVTKEHVESSKKKSKEFKGSTANLSLGSSKSLAMEMAVNAAADSGVHFAIAAGNEDEDACLSSPAGAEKSITVGASTFSDDRAFFSNWGTCVDVFAPGINIMSTYIGSRNATLSLSGTSMAAPHVAGILSYFLSLQPASDSEFFNNALSPQELKEKVLKFSTQGVLGDIGDDTPNMLIYNGGGKKLDDFW, encoded by the coding sequence ATGAAGCTCTCTCCCATCTTACCTATACTTTTGGCAAGTTTCAGTCTTTGTATGATCATCCCTGAACTCGACGGAATAGTTCGTTTTATTGAAACTATCGATGGCACTCGCAGTGCGAGAGCAGGAGAAGGTTTGGTACAACAGGAtgctgaaaattttcacaTTGGAGAACAACATCTCGCTCACAAAATAGAGTTTCTTCCTTATCGGTATATCATAgtttttaatgaagataTTTTACTTCAGCCCATTCAATCACATATGCAGATGGTACAGAAGGAACATAGTATTTCAGTAAGTAAGCTTACAGAAGATGACGTTTTTTGGGGGATGATTTCGTCTTCAGCATCATCTGAATCGCAAGTAGGAGGTATTGATAATTCTTTTGACATAAATGGTTTATTTCGAGGTTATACTGGCTATTTTACGGatgaaatcattgaaatgATTTCCCAGGATCCAGTTGTTAAATTCATCGAGCAGGAAAgtaaagtaaaaatatcCAACTCGTCATTACAGGAAGAAGCCCCTTGGGGTTTACATAGGGTTTCTCACAGAGAGAAAGCAAAATACGGCCAAGATTTGGAATATTTATATGAAGATGCTGCTGGAAAAGGTGTCACATCATATGTGCTTGATACAGGAATTGATATCGAACACGAAGACTTTGAAGGGCGTGCTGTATGGGGAGCCGTTATACCGGGAAACGATGAGGCTTCCGATTTAAATGGACATGGAACCCATTGTGCAGGGATTATTGGATCGAAGCACTTCGGTGTAGccaaaaatacaaaaatggTAGCGGTTAAAGTTCTTCGTTCAAATGGAGAAGGAACGGTCTCAGATGTCATTAAAGGTATAGAGTATGTTACTAAGGAACATGTAGAATCctcaaagaagaaaagtaaagaaTTCAAAGGATCGACCGCCAACCTTTCTTTAGGAAGTAGTAAATCCCTAGCAATGGAAATGGCTGTAAATGCAGCTGCAGATAGCGGTGTCCATTTTGCTATTGCAGCAGGGaatgaggatgaagatgctTGTCTCAGCTCACCAGCAGGAGCTGAAAAAAGTATTACCGTGGGCGCTTCGACATTTAGTGATGATAGAGCATTTTTTTCGAACTGGGGCACATGTGTCGATGTGTTTGCCCCCGGTATAAATATTATGTCCACTTATATTGGTTCAAGGAACGCAACTTTAAGTTTATCAGGTACTTCAATGGCAGCACCACACGTCGCTGGAATTTTAAGTTACTTTCTGTCATTACAGCCTGCATCAGACagtgaatttttcaataatgcTCTTTCACCTcaagaattgaaagaaaaagtcCTGAAATTTAGTACGCAGGGAGTACTGGGTGATATCGGTGACGATACTCCCAATATGCTAATATATAATGGGGGAGGTAAGAAATTGGATGACTTTTGGTAA
- the ALG6 gene encoding dolichyl-P-Glc:Man(9)GlcNAc(2)-PP-dolichol alpha-1,3-glucosyltransferase (Alpha 1,3 glucosyltransferase~similar to YOR002W) — MAIGKRLLVNKPAEESFYASPMYDFLYPFRPVGNQWLPEYIIFVCAVIVRCTIGLGPYSGKGSPPLHGDFEAQRHWMEITQHLPLSKWYWYDLQYWGLDYPPLTAYHSYLLGLLGSFFNPSWFALEKSRGFESPDNGLKTYMRSTVIISDILFYFPAVIYFTKWLGRYRNQSPIGQSIAASAILFQPSLMLIDHGHFQYNSVMLGLTAYAINNLLDEYYAMAAVCFVLSICFKQMALYYAPIFFAYLLSRSLFFPKFNIARLTVIAFATLATFAVIFAPLYFLGGGLKNIYQCIHRIFPFARGIFEDKVANFWCVTNVFLKYKEKFSVQQLQLYSLIATVIGFLPAMIMTLLHPKKHLLPYVLIACSMSFFLFSFQVHEKTILVPLLPITLLYSSTDWNVLSLVSWINNVALFTLWPLLKKDGLHLQYAVSFLLSNWLIGNFSFITPRFLPKSLTPGPSISSINSNYRRRSLLPYNVVWKSFIIATYIAMGFYHFLDLFVAPPAKYPDLWVLLNCTVGFICFSVFWVWSYYKIFTSGNKSMKDL, encoded by the coding sequence ATGGCCATTGGAAAAAGGTTACTGGTGAACAAACCGGCAGAAGAATCATTTTATGCTTCTCCAATGTATGACTTCTTATATCCATTTAGACCAGTGGGGAACCAATGGCTGCCAGAGTACATTATTTTCGTATGTGCCGTGATAGTGAGATGCACAATTGGACTTGGCCCATATTCTGGGAAAGGCAGTCCACCGCTGCACGGTGATTTTGAAGCTCAAAGACATTGGATGGAAATTACACAACATTTACCACTTTCTAAGTGGTACTGGTATGATCTGCAATACTGGGGATTAGACTATCCACCATTGACAGCTTATCATTCGTATCTCCTGGGCCTACTTGGATCCTTTTTCAATCCATCTTGGTTTGCGCTGGAAAAGTCTCGTGGTTTTGAATCCCCCGATAATGGCTTGAAAACATATATGCGCTCTACTGTTATCATTAGCgatatattattttattttcccgCAGTAATATATTTTACCAAATGGCTTGGTAGATATCGAAACCAGTCGCCCATAGGGCAATCCATTGCGGCATCGGCGATTTTGTTCCAACCCTCATTAATGCTCATCGACCATGGGCACTTTCAATATAATTCAGTCATGCTTGGCCTTACAGCTTATGCCATAAATAACTTATTGGACGAGTATTATGCTATGGCGGCAGTGTGTTTTGTCCTATCTATTTGTTTCAAACAAATGGCATTGTATTATGCacctattttttttgcttatCTATTAAGTCGATCATTGTTCTTCCCCAAATTTAACATAGCCCGGTTGACAGTTATTGCGTTTGCAACACTCGCAACCTTTGCAGTAATATTTGCTCCACTCTATTTCTTGGGAGGAGGATTAAAGAATATTTACCAATGTATTCACAGGATATTCCCTTTTGCCAGAGGTATCTTCGAAGATAAAGTCGCTAATTTCTGGTGCGTTACAAACGTTTTTCTaaaatacaaagaaaaattcagtGTTCAACAGCTCCAGCTATACTCATTGATTGCCACCGTAATTGGTTTCTTGCCAGCCATGATCATGACATTGCTACACCCGAAGAAGCATCTTCTTCCATACGTATTAATTGCATGTTCTATgtcctttttcctttttagcTTTCAGGTACATGAGAAAACTATTCTTGTCCCACTTCTACCTATTACGTTACTCTACTCTTCTACTGATTGGAATGTCCTATCCCTAGTAAGTTGGATAAACAATGTGGCTTTATTCACCCTATGGCCgttgttgaaaaaggacGGTCTTCATTTACAGTATGCCGTATCTTTTTTACTAAGCAATTGGCTGATTGGaaatttcagtttcattACACCAAGGTTTCTGCCAAAATCCTTAACACCTGGTCCTTCTATCAGTAGTATTAATAGCAAttatagaagaagaagcttACTGCCATATAACGTGGTTTGGAAAAGTTTTATTATAGCGACGTATATTGCTATGGGCTTTTATCATTTCCTAGATCTATTTGTAGCACCTCCAGCGAAGTATCCAGACTTGTGGGTGTTGTTAAACTGTACTGTCGGGTTCATTTGCTTTAGCGTATTTTGGGTATGGTCTTATTACAAAATATTCACTTCCGGTAACAAATCGATGAAAGACTTGTAG
- the DNL4 gene encoding DNA ligase (ATP) DNL4 (DNA ligase required for nonhomologous end-joining (NHEJ)~similar to YOR005C), giving the protein MLSAIGSIPEPQNFAPSPDFKWLCEELFVKIDEAQFDGTTGTGKSRSLKYYEIISNFVEMWRKTVGNNVYPALVLALPYRDRRIYNIKDYVLIRTICSYLKLSKNSATEQRLKDWKQRVGKGSNLSSLLVEEIAKRKTEPSGKAITIDDVNGHLDELSKDRNASGRGFRNLVKSNPFLYCLENMSFVELKYFFDIVLKNRVIRGQEHKFLNCWHPDAQDYLSVVSDLKVVTSKLYDPKVRLKDDDLSIKVGFAFAPQLAKKVNLPYEKICHTLHDDFLVEEKMDGERIQVHYMNYGKFIKFFSRRGIDYTYLYGASLSSGTISQHLKFTNSVKECVLDGEMVTFDARRQVILPFGLVKGSAKEALSFDNINNVDFHPLYMVFDLLYLNGTSLTPLPLHQRKKYLNRILTPLKNMVEIVRSSRCYGVESIKKSLEVAISLGSEGVILKYYNSSYNVASRNNNWIKVKPEYLEEFGENLDLIIIGRDSGKKDSFMLGLLVLDEKEMYKKDQGNSSEVVDDSNQGENIQNSRKKVKKILSFCSIANGISQEEFKEIDRKTRGHWKRTSDVVPPSILEFGSKIPTEWIDPSESIVLEIKSRSLDNTETNMQRYATSCTLYGGYCKRIRYDKEWTDCYTLDDLYENRAAKVNPSHQAEKSQLGLVRKKRKRVLISDNFHQNREQKPISNIFAGLFFYVLSDYVTKDTGVRITRGELEDSIVKHGGKLIYNVVLKRHCIGNVRLISCKTTTECKALIDRGYDILHPSWVIDCMTYKKLILIEPIYCFNVSQKLRAVAEKRVDCLGDSFENDISEVKLSLLYKSQLSIPPTGEVEIDSEVQLFPLFLFSNRIVYIPRCKIGMKDEILEMKIRLFGGKITDQQSLCNLIIIPYNDPILRKDCIKEVNEKIKEQIKAFETIPKIARIVAPEWVDHSINENCQVPEEDFPVVNY; this is encoded by the coding sequence ATGCTATCAGCAATAGGTTCCATACCCGAGCCCCAAAACTTTGCGCCTAGCCCAGATTTCAAGTGGCTTTGTGAAGAGCTATTTGTGAAAATAGATGAAGCTCAATTTGATGGGACAACTGGAACTGGTAAATCAAGATCTTTAAAGTACTATGAAATAATTTCGAATTTCGTTGAGATGTGGAGAAAAACCGTAGGAAATAATGTATATCCAGCACTGGTTCTCGCTCTTCCCTACCGCGATAGACGAATCTATAATATTAAGGATTACGTATTAATAAGAACTATATGCTCTTACTTGAAGttgtcaaaaaattctgCAACAGAGCAGCGGTTGAAGGATTGGAAACAGCGCGTAGGTAAGGGTAGTaatctttcttctcttcttgtgGAAGAAATTGCCAAAAGAAAGACTGAACCAAGTGGAAAAGCGATTACAATTGATGATGTCAATGGCCATCTAGATGAATTAAGTAAAGACAGGAACGCTTCCGGACGAGGATTTAGGAATCTTGTCAAGTCAAATCCTTTTCTATATTGTCTGGAGAATATGAGTTTTGTCGAGTTAAAATACTTCTTTGATATCGTGCTTAAAAATAGAGTAATAAGAGGTCAAGAGCATAAATTTCTAAACTGCTGGCATCCTGATGCTCAAGACTACCTTAGCGTAGTATCCGATTTAAAGGTAGTAACTTCAAAACTCTATGACCCAAAAGTTCGTCTAAAGGATGATGATTTGAGTATAAAAGTTGGCTTTGCATTCGCTCCCCAATTGGCCAAAAAGGTGAACCTTCCATATGAAAAGATATGCCATACACTACATGATGATTTCTTggtggaagaaaaaatggacGGAGAACGAATTCAAGTTCATTATATGAATTATGGTaaattcataaaattttttagtaGGCGAGGTATCGACTATACTTATCTGTACGGAGCAAGTTTATCATCAGGAACTATATCGCAACATTTGAAGTTTACAAATAGTGTTAAAGAATGCGTTTTGGATGGTGAAATGGTGACGTTTGATGCAAGGAGGCAAGTAATTCTCCCGTTCGGTCTTGTTAAAGGAAGTGCGAAAGAAGCGTTATCCTttgataatataaataacGTTGATTTTCATCCCTTATATATGGTGTTCGATCTATTATACCTTAATGGGACCTCGTTGACACCATTGcctcttcatcaaagaaagaaatatctGAACAGAATTTTAACACCTTTGAAGAATATGGTAGAAATAGTACGATCATCAAGATGTTATGGTGTAGAATCAATCAAAAAGTCTTTGGAAGTTGCGATCTCACTGGGTTCGGAAGGTgttattttgaaatattataaTTCGAGTTATAATGTTGCCAGTCGAAACAACAACTGGATCAAGGTGAAACCTgaatatttggaagaatttgGAGAGAATTTGgatttaataataataggtAGAGActctggaaaaaaagattctttTATGCTAGGGCTACTTGTGCtagatgaaaaagaaatgtatAAAAAGGACCAAGGAAACTCCTCTGAAGTCGTAGATGACTCAAATCAAGGAGAAAACATCCAAAATTCAAGGaaaaaggtgaaaaaaattctttcattttgttcCATTGCCAACGGTATATCTCAAgaagaattcaaagagATCGACCGCAAAACAAGAGGACACTGGAAAAGAACGTCCGACGTCGTTCCCCCTTCCATTTTAGAGTTTGGTTCAAAAATACCTACCGAATGGATTGACCCTAGTGAATCTATTGTTCTAGAAATAAAATCGCGGTCTTTAGATAACACGGAAACAAACATGCAGAGGTATGCTACCAGTTGTACTTTATACGGTGGCTATTGTAAAAGAATACGATACGACAAGGAGTGGACAGATTGTTATACACTTGACGACTTATATGAAAATAGGGCGGCTAAAGTTAATCCTAGCCATCAAGCGGAGAAGTCTCAACTTGGATTGGTACgcaaaaagaggaagagggTGCTAATTTCAGACAACTTTCACCAAAACAGGGAACAAAAGCCAATTTCGAACATCTTTGCCggattatttttttatgttctTTCCGACTACGTTACCAAAGATACTGGAGTAAGAATTACACGAGGAGAACTTGAAGACAGTATTGTGAAACATGGTGGTAAGCTGATATATAATGTAGTTTTAAAACGTCATTGCATTGGGAACGTTCGTCTAATCAGTTGTAAAACCACCACGGAATGCAAGGCTTTGATAGATCGAGGATACGATATATTGCACCCTAGTTGGGTGATCGATTGTATGACATATAAAAAGCTCATTCTGATCGAGCCAATTTATTGCTTTAACGTCTCTCAAAAATTGAGAGCCGTTGCTGAAAAAAGGGTGGACTGTTTGGGTGATAGTTTCGAAAATGATATTTCGGAAGTTAAACTGTCGTTATTGTATAAATCACAGCTAAGTATACCACCGACAGGGGAAGTCGAGATAGATTCTGAAGTCCAATTGtttccattatttttgttctcCAACAGGATAGTATACATACCGCGTTGCAAAATCGGTATGAAAGATGAGATTttagaaatgaaaattaGGTTGTTTGGCGGAAAAATAACAGATCAACAGTCTCTTTGTAACTTAATAATCATACCATATAATGACCCtattttgagaaaagaCTGCATAAAGGAGGTaaacgaaaaaataaaagagcaAATAAAAGCTTTCGAAACTATACCCAAGATAGCCAGGATCGTTGCGCCTGAATGGGTGGATCATTCTATAAATGAAAACTGTCAAGTGCCTGAAGAAGATTTCCCCGTAGTCAACTATTGA
- the TSR3 gene encoding ribosome biogenesis protein TSR3 (Protein required for 20S pre-rRNA processing~similar to YOR006C) codes for MGKGKNKTHEPKNGRPHRGANGHSSRQNHRRMEMKYDNSEGMKFPVKLAMWDFDHCDPKRCSGKKLERLGLIKSLRVGQKFQGIVVSPNGKGVVCPDDLGIVEQHGASVVECSWARLEEVPFNKIGGKHERLLPYLVAANQVNYGRPWRLNCVEALAACFAIVGRMDWASELLSHFSWGMGFLELNKELLEIYQHCTDAASVKKAEEEWLQNLEREIQERKSHTKDEDIWMMGNINRRGNGLQSDESESEESEESEEQSELEGKNQCIEYDSLGNATLRDSLKSRETLSEESEDEESDLEENEEPVSYDSLGNLI; via the coding sequence ATGGGAAAAGGTAAGAACAAGACGCACGAACCCAAAAATGGAAGACCACATAGAGGCGCCAATGGGCACAGTTCAAGGCAAAACCACAGGCGCATGGAAATGAAATACGATAATTCAGAAGGGATGAAGTTTCCTGTTAAGCTCGCTATGTGGGATTTTGACCATTGTGATCCAAAAAGATGCAGTGGTaaaaaacttgaaagaTTGGGTTTAATTAAATCATTAAGAGTGGgacaaaaatttcaaggtATTGTCGTTTCACCGAACGGCAAAGGCGTTGTTTGTCCCGATGATCTAGGGATTGTCGAACAGCACGGTGCCTCAGTAGTTGAATGTTCTTGGGCCCGCTTAGAAGAAGTACCTTTCAATAAAATAGGCGGTAAGCATGAAAGGCTGCTGCCGTATTTAGTGGCCGCTAATCAAGTCAATTACGGGAGACCATGGAGGCTCAATTGTGTTGAGGCATTAGCAGCTTGTTTTGCTATTGTTGGGAGAATGGATTGGGCCAGTGAATTGCTGTCGCATTTCTCGTGGGGAATGGGATTTTTAGAATTAAACAAAGAATTGCTTGAAATCTACCAACACTGCACTGACGCCGCCTCCGTAAAGAAGGCTGAGGAAGAATGGCTGCAGAATTTAGAAAGGGAAATCCAAGAACGAAAATCCCACACTAAAGATGAGGATATATGGATGATGGGTAACATAAATAGAAGAGGCAACGGTTTGCAATCTGACGAATCAGAAAGTgaagaaagtgaagaaAGCGAAGAACAATCTGAATTGGAAGGCAAAAACCAATGCATTGAATATGACTCTTTAGGTAATGCTACTCTTAGGGATAGCCTGAAGAGTCGAGAAACGCTATCTGAGGAatcagaagatgaagaaagtgaTTTAGAAGAGAATGAAGAGCCTGTAAGTTATGACTCTTTGGGCAATTTAATTTGA
- the RRP6 gene encoding exosome nuclease subunit RRP6 (Nuclear exosome exonuclease component~similar to YOR001W) — MASKNQDVLLSRVINVVRTASSLAGQDVDFYRNLDREFSKVLKSKSDKLADMANEIILSIDEHHESFELKEEDISGLWNDFGNIMDNLLEMSDHSLDKLNRAMNSKSSGVDLQYLGDFSGKSFSPAKRVEKPQLKFKTPIDNSESHPFIPLLKEKPNALKPLSESLKLIEDEENIPSHYPHPYEYEIDHQEYNPEILQIRDEIPSKSWDDSEPIWVDTRTKLESMLGDLKNTKEIAVDLEHHDYRSYYGIVCLMQISTRERDYLVDTLQLRETLHILNEVFTDPSIVKVFHGAFMDIIWLQRDLGLYVVGLFDTYHASKAIGLPRHSLAYLLEKFANFKTSKKYQLADWRMRPLSKPMTAYARADTHFLLNIYDQLRNKLIESNKLAGVLYESRNVAKRRFEYSKFRPLTPTSEVYSPIEKESPWRVLMYQYNIAPEREILVKDLYLWRDLIARRDDESPRFVMPNQLLAALVAYTPTDVIGVISLTNGVTEHVRQNAKVLANLIRDTLGNIKNTYEETAPFPSFESKADGISLEAITTPQICDIMERFSVLCNSNVSNGRAKTVTTSSILLGKILPCEEYDISYSKNGLPNKVKIEDIRTRAQNFNSALASLEDIIFEVEKPLLVPPKVQNIETIKPEGVPEHSPKIENPDDIVVLKKKNIHKKQPAKEKDIMEKEAVDYSKIPNILSSKAGQNNRQQRKRKFDSSSNDNNGPRAAKKRRPAAKGKNVSFKR, encoded by the coding sequence ATGGCTTCTAAAAATCAGGATGTACTTCTATCTAGGGTGATAAATGTGGTTAGAACGGCATCCTCATTAGCCGGTCAAGATGTGGACTTTTACAGGAATTTAGACAGAGAATTTAGTaaagttttgaaatcaaaatcaGACAAACTTGCAGATATGGCGAATGAAATCATCCTCTCTATTGACGAGCATCATGAATCATTTGAACTTAAAGAAGAGGATATTTCTGGTTTGTGGAATGACTTTGGAAATATAATGGATAATCTGTTAGAAATGTCGGATCATTCGCTGGATAAACTGAATCGTGCAATGAACTCAAAGTCAAGTGGTGTTGATCTTCAGTATTTAGGCGACTTTTCAGGAAAGAGCTTTTCTCCAGCGAAAAGAGTCGAAAAACCTCAGTTGAAGTTCAAAACTCCAATTGATAACAGTGAAAGTCACCCGTTCATACCTTTACTCAAGGAAAAGCCAAACGCTTTGAAGCCACTTTCTGAGAGTTTGAAGTTgattgaagatgaagagaatATCCCCAGTCACTACCCCCATCCTTACGAATATGAAATTGACCATCAAGAGTATAATCCAGAAATCCTTCAAATTAGAGATGAGATTCCCTCTAAATCTTGGGATGATTCTGAACCAATTTGGGTGGACACGAGGACAAAACTTGAATCAATGTTGggagatttgaaaaatacgaaaGAAATTGCCGTTGATCTTGAACATCACGACTATAGGTCATATTATGGTATTGTTTGCCTTATGCAAATTAGTACTAGGGAAAGAGACTATTTGGTTGATACTCTGCAACTTCGTGAAACCTTACATATTTTAAATGAGGTGTTTACGGACCCTTCAATTGTGAAGGTTTTTCACGGTGCATTCATGGATATTATTTGGCTCCAGCGAGATCTGGGTTTGTATGTCGTTGGTCTGTTTGATACTTACCATGCCTCCAAAGCGATCGGACTTCCTAGACATAGTTTAGCCTATCTGTTGGAGAAATTTGctaatttcaaaacttcaaagaaatatcaGCTGGCTGACTGGCGTATGAGACCGCTTTCTAAACCCATGACGGCCTATGCCAGAGCTGATACGCATTTCTTACTAAATATATACGACCAGTTGAGAAACAAGCTTATCGAGTCTAATAAATTGGCAGGTGTTCTTTATGAATCAAGAAATGTCGCTAAAAGACGATTTGAATATTCAAAGTTTAGACCGCTGACACCTACTTCGGAAGTTTATTCTCCAATCGAAAAAGAGAGCCCTTGGAGAGTACTGATGTATCAGTATAACATAGCTCCCGAGAGGGAAATTTTAGTAAAGGATTTATATCTATGGAGAGACCTTATCGCAAGAAGGGATGATGAATCGCCAAGATTTGTTATGCCAAATCAGCTATTAGCTGCTCTTGTCGCATATACACCTACTGATGTCATAGGTGTTATTTCTTTGACTAATGGTGTGACTGAACATGTCCGCCAAAATGCGAAAGTATTGGCTAATTTGATAAGGGATACATTAGGAAATATCAAGAACACCTATGAAGAAACTGCTCCTTTTCCATCTTTCGAATCCAAAGCAGACGGAATATCATTAGAGGCTATAACTACTCCTCAAATTTGTGATATTATGGAAAGATTTTCGGTGTTATGCAACAGCAATGTGTCCAACGGTCGAGCCAAAACTGTCACTACTTCTTCCATTCTTTTGGGAAAAATTCTACCATGTGAAGAGTATGATATTTCATATAGCAAAAATGGCCTGCCAAATAAAGTAAAGATTGAAGATATCAGGACCCGAGCTCAAAATTTCAACTCTGCCTTAGCAAGTTTGGAGGATATTATATTCGAAGTAGAGAAACCTCTCCTTGTACCTCCCAAGGTACAGAATATTGAGACGATAAAACCTGAAGGTGTCCCTGAGCATTCACCCAAGATTGAAAATCCTGATGATATTGTTgtcttgaagaagaaaaacatcCACAAGAAACAGCCagcaaaagagaaagacATAATGGAAAAAGAGGCCGTGGATTATTCCAAAATTCCGAATATCCTATCTAGTAAGGCGGGCCAAAATAACAGACAACAAAGGAAGAGGAAATTCGACTCATCATCTAACGATAATAATGGACCGAGGGCAGCTAAAAAGAGGAGACCTGCCGCCAAAGGTAAGAATGTGTCATTTAAAAGGTGA